In the genome of Arachis hypogaea cultivar Tifrunner chromosome 9, arahy.Tifrunner.gnm2.J5K5, whole genome shotgun sequence, the window ATTAAGTTTTTATGACCTACTCTTCGACGATCAAAACGAGGTCGTTTGATTAGAAGAAAGGTGCTTTTCCCCTTCGTTTTGTGGTTGAAGTGTTGAACCCAGAGGTTTTAGTTCTGCGTCTTGTAACACACCGCCTCCACTCGCGACGGCAATTACGCCGCCGAATATCGCTTTGCCGCCGCATTCCATTCCCCGAGTTGAAAGTATTGCAGCTACTCTCTCCCGAAATCCACACTTCTCAACCTTCTTCGTAGTATTGCTCTGGGAAGCACGATAGGTTCCATATTATTTCTCTTGTGCTTTCTCACTTACCCTTTTTCGCTTTGGAAGATTTTCGAAGCGGAAAGGTTGAAACTTTGGGAATCTCTCGCTGTTTCTGCTTAGCTTTTTTCGTGGATTCTGCTTCTGGACATAGCGTTAAAGTTACGGTTTCTGTAAATTCTTCTTCAAACTCATGGCAGCATGGTCTTCTAGAAAGTTACTGAAAGAGGTTTTGCTCAGAAGGGTTTCTTCGAATCCTCCACTTCCTCGTTTCAGATGTTTCTCTACTTCCGCACCAGAAAGTGCTCCTAAGATCAGTCACCATTCCAAGAAAGTAtgcattttcttctttcttgtaTGCGCACGTGTGCATATATGTTCGTTTACATTGTCTTTGCATAAGTGCATTGTCTTGTTGCTATGATGCCTTGCATTTTCATCGTAAAGAATAACTTATGCGATAGAAATTAGGTTGGAAGGTGCCTGATTCGCTTTCCATGCTGCAATAAGAAAACAGTGTGCATGTTGTTGGGGGTGAGCTCACATGTTAATAAATTAGTGCAAAAATATTTGTGGGGAAAACGAGcaatttgtttattttgtgattgAGTTCGTagtaacatatatttttattattattattatttgtatcagtatttaattatacattatacTATGTTGACATCTGAGGTCATTTACTTACCAGTGATTACTTTGAATAACAGGGAAGGTTGTTGACAGGTGCCACCATAGGCATAGTTATAGCTGGTGGAGCTTATGTGAGTACTGTGGATGAAGCTACTTTCTGGTACTTCATTTGGGAGTTTGACTGCTGTATGCATTTTGTTTTGCATCTTTAATCGGCATCTGGTATTAATATGTTATATTGCATTTTTTTAAGGAAATAAACTGGCTATGCTTTAAACAATTCTTATCAGCTGGGAATGTGTTCTGCATACTTTCTTATACAAAGTGTAAAGGTTTTTCTCTAGATATAGGTTTCTGATAATGCACGATTTGGAATTGAATTGTATAATTCCTACATGAACAATGATGATCCAGATTTATCTTCTTTGCAGTGGATGGTTATTCTCAGCAACAAAACTTGTGAATCCTTTTTTTGCTTTGTTGGATGCGGAGTTTGCACACACACTAGCTGTTTCAGCTGCAGCTCGTGGTTGGGTTCCAAGAGAGAAGAGGGTTGACCCCCCAATCATAGGGCTAGAGGTTTGGGGAAGGAAGTTCTCCAACCCTGTAGGTCTTGCTGCAGGCTTTGATAAAAATGCTGAGGCTGTGGATGGATTACTTGGTATGGGCTTTGGCTTTGTGGAGGTTGGCTCTGTTACTCCTGTCCCACAGGATGGTAATCCGAAGCCTCGAATTTTTAGGTTGCGACAGGAAGGGTAAgagtttgtaatttttttttctttcctctgcTGCAGATGAATAATTTATATAggatttattttttctttgtttaatttttctagtctctTTAGAATGTAGAAGAAATTTGTGGTCGTTCAAGATTTAGAAGTTTTACTTTTCAGATGATGGATTTTTGGATTGTTTGTTAATTATCTATGTTTCTCTAATAATGGTAATTTAAATGTGCAGTGCTATTATAAATAGATGTGGCTTTAATAGTCAAGGAATTGTTGCTGTTGCAAAGCGCCTGGGTGCTCAACATGGTAAGAGGAAGTTAGATGAAACTTCATCTAGTTCACGTACATCCAATAATGATGTCAAACATGGTGGGAAAGCTGGCCCTGGTATTCTCGGTGTCAATCTTGGAAAGAACAAGACAAGTGAAGATGCTGCAGCAGACTATGTTCAAGGGGTTCATACACTGTCCCAGTATGCTGATTACTTGGTAAGCATTCTTTTTCTTATATGcctaaagaaaagaaagatttaAACCTTAAACGACATGATCCCATCTCCATTCGATTGAGTGCTGATTATATGTATACATACACTTCTTTAATTCCTAACATATATACTTGGTAACTTAGTTTGTGCAGTTTGATAAGTGCAGTCTATGTAATTAGAAGTTTAGTTCGTATCTATTCTTGTTTGTTGGGTTGACATGAATCTgcgcaattttactttttttttttaatcttatttaaaaataaaattattgctATCCTGCACTTTGCATATTGTGATCATGTCTGAAGTGTGGGCACACACCTACTAACTATAGAGTTACAATAAACTTTGATAGTGTCTGGTGCAACATGACAATAGCTTCATGTGTCCAGAGAAAGCCTTATGAGCTTTGGTTAATATCTCTCACACTTTGAAATTCCCATGCATTCAAATATTCAATTTGACTGCCTGGACCATAAGATTATGTTTTTGAGCTTCTCTTTGATGTTATACACACGGTTGTTTCAAGCATGTTTTCATCTTAATAACTTCTTATAAAGGATGAATATTTATCAATTCAACCATTGAATTATCACTATATATTGGAGATCAATAAAAGTATGATCAAATTATTCTCTTTACACACATCAATAAAGACATAATGCATAAATGGGTCGCTGGAAAAAAAAATCGATAGGAAGTTATTTAGTGGTTTAACATTTGTTTAACTTACTCCAGCGTACATATTTGTACATATGAATGTGCATCCAAATGGTATATTGCAAACTGTTGAGACGAAAGCCTTGTAACGTCTACTGTTTAATGATATGATCCTTTCCTAGGTGATTAATGTTTCATCACCCAATACTCCTGGCTTGCGCATGCTTCAAGGAAGAAAGCAATTGAAGGATCTTGTGAAGAAGGTAGAAACTAAAATGTGATGGtttcttgttctgtttcttgTCTTGCATAATTGTGAGATTGATTCTAGCCAATTTTCCTTTCTTGTGAAGATACAAGCTGCTCGTGATGAAATGCAATGGGGTGATGAGGGTCCACCTCCGTTGCTGGTAAAAATTGCTCCAGATTTGTCAAAGGACGACCTTGAAGACATTGCTGCAGTAAGTCTGAATATTAATTTATTCTCCTATCTTCATCATTTGCTGTATTAACGGCTAATACTTTGGTTACAGGTTGCTGTGGCTCTTAACTTGGATGGACTGGTATGTCTATACACTTTGGTACTGTCAATTGTCAAACTTGAGAACGATGCAATCTTAAGTTGTGCTTAGTTTCATTTGTTTATTGTGTCAAGATTATATCAAATACAACCATTTCAAGACCAGATACTGTCAGTAGCAATCCATTAGCTTCAGAAGCTGGTGGGTTGAGTGGGAAGCCTCTTTTTGATCTCTCTACCAATATCTTGAAGCAGATGTATATGTTGACACgggtatgcttttttttttttttttttttttttttttttgtgttgtgaTTTGTAAACAGAACTACTATAATAGTTGGTTTAGAGCACCAAGTCCTCTATCTCCAGTTCATTCTAGCATCCCTAAGGATGGTTCCTCTAATATAAAAAGCTCACATGTTATGCATTGATTTTGACCAATTTATTAAGTTGGTGGAGCTAATTATATAGGATTCAGGAGCATCTAATCAGTTGTTGCGATCTGTCATTTTTACATGACAAGATCCATTCTCTTGGCATCAGTTTTCATTAATAATTGTCAATTTTTAATGCAAATCAGGGCAAGATTCCTTTGATTGGCTGTGGGGGCATTAGCAGGTAAAACTGCACGTTTCTCCTCTACTTCATGTGTATAGTTTGGTTTCTAGCTACCTACCTACCTGTTATAAGTATtctttttatgatttaaaattggaCATAAACTATACAATAATTTCTCATAAGTTTTGGTATCGATTAGTGGTGAGGATGCATACAAGAAAATAAGATCTGGAGCAACTCTTGTTCAGCTATATACCGCTTTCGCTTATGGGGGACCTGCACTTATTCCACAAATAAAGGTATTAAAAGTTGCACATGTTCAATATTGTGGTTGGTTGAAGGCCCTAATTCACCAAAATTCTCATTCTTACTTGATTGGTTTTAGGCTGAGTTAGCTGAATGCTTGGAAAGAGATGGTTTCAAGTCCATTCTTGAAGCAGTTGGTGCAGACTGCAGGTGACTTGCTATCCACGTCTAAAGTTGTATCAATGTTCCTTTTCTTTTTCGACAATACCAAAGATGCAAAATCAATTTGCATTTTCTCCTCCCTTTTTTTGCATTACACATGATGCTAAATTATTATGCATTGTTATTTTATTGGGTCTGGCAGTTTGTGTGCACATGTTGTGACCTGTAAAAGCAAGGGTTGTGAGATAATTCGggaaaaataatatttgattttCGGCTATTTATTGTTTCACAATAAACCGCCAAATGGCAACCCTCCATAATAtgccttttttatattttctgaTAATATATAACATGCATGTGTTCATGTATGACATCCATATGAGACACTAGATCAGATCAAAATCTCTACAACTTAGAAAGAAAAGGTCTTAGACAAACTCCAATGAAATGAACTCTAAGAATCCTTTTTCAGAAAAGGCGTATATTCCAggaattaattaatttgtatgTATTCAATGATGAAGATATTTGTTACATGTACAAACTTTTTAACTCTTTTGTAGCTGATTCTCTCTTTCCTATGGTTAGATAGAATTCAAATTAATTGGACACATCCTATTAGCTCGGTGAATAATAAAGAGCGAGTTGAAAAAAGGCACTTCtaatcaaacaaatcatattggatatttttgtcttttgtctattaaaaaaattaaggttATGAATATATTCATTGTAGATCAAAGATTCGTTTATTGTTGTATGCACAAAGTAATATTCgaattttagatatttatttaaaTGGATAAGTGAGTTAATTATTTGACCAACTCAAATTGATTAATTACGAAAGTTATAGACAATTCAAGTTAGGTTAGAAGGGGTTCTAGCCCAGCCCAATTATCCAAATTAGGGTTTGGGATTGGAAATAGGACATGAGAAGGGGACAACATAATTGCATAACACCTTAATTTGCCGGCCCTTTTCTTAAAGTTTTGGAGACTCAATCAGGTGGTGAGTCCTCACCCTTCCCAACTTTTGCTACCTACCTTCGTGCCATTGATCAGATCCAAATCCGACAGTGCCAATTCTAAACAGGTTCATGCAACTTTTACTCCCTTCACCACTGCCTCAATCCGTGgaagaacaaatttttatttatagaaattgTCAAATggtacatatatattatatctacATCTAAAAAATAGATAAGTATTtcttatgttaaaatataaacggaaaaaaaaacataatattcgatgataaaaattttcaattataaatttcttgga includes:
- the LOC112712251 gene encoding dihydroorotate dehydrogenase (quinone), mitochondrial, producing MAAWSSRKLLKEVLLRRVSSNPPLPRFRCFSTSAPESAPKISHHSKKGRLLTGATIGIVIAGGAYVSTVDEATFCGWLFSATKLVNPFFALLDAEFAHTLAVSAAARGWVPREKRVDPPIIGLEVWGRKFSNPVGLAAGFDKNAEAVDGLLGMGFGFVEVGSVTPVPQDGNPKPRIFRLRQEGAIINRCGFNSQGIVAVAKRLGAQHGKRKLDETSSSSRTSNNDVKHGGKAGPGILGVNLGKNKTSEDAAADYVQGVHTLSQYADYLVINVSSPNTPGLRMLQGRKQLKDLVKKIQAARDEMQWGDEGPPPLLVKIAPDLSKDDLEDIAAVAVALNLDGLIISNTTISRPDTVSSNPLASEAGGLSGKPLFDLSTNILKQMYMLTRGKIPLIGCGGISSGEDAYKKIRSGATLVQLYTAFAYGGPALIPQIKAELAECLERDGFKSILEAVGADCR